CTGGCGCTGGCGGAGGCGACGACCGATCCGACCGGCTCCGCCGCCCAGGAGGCCGCGTACGAAGCCGCCCGCCGGGTCCTCACCGAGGACCAGATCTCGGCGGTGATCTGGGTGGCGATCACCATCGGCGCGTTCAATCGCGTCTCCGTCATGAGCGGGTACCCCGTAGAGGCACCCCGTTCAGGCCCTGCGGAGTTTTGATTGACGAGTCATCCACCCGCTCCCTATGCTGGGCCGTTGATGCATCAACCATCACTCGTGGCCTACCGCTCCGGCGCGGCCCCCTCGAAGGGAATCGCCCCATGTACATCGCCGCCGCCGTTCTCAGTGTGCTTCTCGCCCTCGGTTCGCTCGCCGCGGGTGCGCCCAAGGCCCTGCTGAAGGGCGACGTACCCGCGGCGCTCCGGTCCCACATGGGGCTGAGCGCGGGCCTCGTCCGCTTCATCGGCGTGGCCGAGGTGGCCGCGGCCGTCGGCTTGGTCATCGGGCTCTTCTGGCAGCCTTTGGGCATCGCGGCGGCCCTGGGCCTGGTCGTCACGATGATCGGAGCGGTGGGCTTCCACGCCAAGGCCGGCGACTACGCCGACCCGACCACCCGCAACAACGCCCTGAGCCCCCTCGCCTTCCTGCTCCTCGCCGCGGCCACCGCGGTGACGCTCGGACTGGCCATGTGAGTGCGGCGCGGGCGGGCGGTCCTCCGAACCGGTGTCCCCGCTCCCCCGCCAGGCCGGCGGACCCTCCAGTCAGGGGGTCGCCTCCGGTCAGGGAGATTCCCTCATCCAGGCCGGGCCCGGCCTGTTCACTGTTCAGACCTGGTCTTCGTCCAGCTTGCCGATGACACGTTCGGAGATCTCGGCCAGGACCCGCAGTTCGGCCGGCGTGACATGGTCCATGAACAGCTCACGCACCGCCTCGACATGACGCGGGGCGGCTGCTTCGATGGCCGCCCGACCGACGTCCGTGATCACCACGTAGGCCCCGCGCCCGTCCTCGGCGCACTCCTCCCGCACCACCATGCCCCGCCCGGCCATCCTGGCGATGTGGTGGGACATCCGGCTCTTCTCCCACTCCAGCGCACGCGCCAGGTCCTGGTACCGCTGCCGTCCGTCCGGCGAGTCCGTCAAATGGACCAGCACCGCGAAGTCCGCGGGCGACACGTTCGACTCCGACTGCAGCATGCGCCCCAGACGGCCGCCGAGCCGCTCATGCAACCGCACGAAGCCGCGCCATGCGCGCTGCTCCTCAGGCGTCAGCCATCGCACTGTCTCTCCCATGAAGAAAGTGTAAACGTAGTTGACAGTTCACCGAATGCCTGGACTCCGGTGCGAGCCCCGTGCCGCGGAACGAAACGCCGTCACCCCGGCAGGCCGGGCGGGCCTACCGGGATGACGGGTGAAGCGGGTGGAGCGAGCAGGCGGGAGGGGCGCCAGGTCAGCCCACCTGGATGCCGGCGGCGTTCTCGGCCAGCCAGTCGTCGAAGCTCTTGAGCGCGGGGTGGATCTTCCGGATTCCGTCCAGGTCACGGGCGCCGGTGAACTCCTGGTCGAAGTCGCCGTAGTACTGGAACATGTTGCCGATCTCGTCGCCCGCCGGGACGCCGAGGGAGCGGAAGACGTCGTAGGGCACGGCCTGGAAGCGCACCGGCTCGCCGATGGCGGCCCCGATCTTCTCCGCGTACTGCGCGCCGGTCAGGTGGTCGCCCGCCAGTCCGACGGTGCGCCCGATGAAGCGCTCACCGCCCTTGAGGATGGCGAGTGTGGTGTGGCCGATGTCGTTCACATCGACGCCGGCCAGCAGCTTGCCGTCCTCGAGGGGCAGGGTCAGCGTCAGCACGCCGTCCTCGCCCCGCTTGGGGCCCAGCATCGACTGGAAGCCCTGGAAGAAGAAGGTGGTGTTCAGGAAGGTGGTCGGCACCCCGGCCCGGCGGAACAGCTCGTTGGCCTCACCCTTGGCGTCGAAGTGCGGCACGTTGTACTTCTCCTGGAGAACGGGCATCCGCTCGTCCTCCAGCGGCAGCAGCTCGCGGGTGTCCTCCAGCGTCGACCACACCACGTGGCGCAGGCCCGCGGCCGCGGCCGCCCGGACCAGGACCTCGACCTCCTCGGTCTCCTTGGCAGCCGAGCCGTGCGCCCAGAAGTTGGTGACCAGGAAGGCTCCGTACGCCCCCTCGAACGCCTTGTGCACCGACGGCTCGTCGTAGAAGTCCGCCCGTACGACCTCCGCGCCGAGCTCGGCCAGTTCCTTGGCGGCGGGCGCGTCCGGGTTCCGGGTCAGCGCGCGCACGGTGAAGCCCGAGTCCGCGTCGGCCAGGATCGCCCGCGCGACACCGCCACCCTGTGCGCCCGTGGCTCCGGCGACCGCGATGACCTTCTTGTCACTCATGCCAGCTACCCCTGTCCAGGAGAGAATTGTGTTGATGCATCAACTAAAGCAGGGATGCGTTGACACGTCAACCAGAGCCCATCCCCGGCGACCCGCACGCCTCGAAGGTCCGGGCGGCAAGGAATAGATGACGTATCATCCTGTTCACCCTTACGTGCGGTCCCGTAGCCCCGACGAGGAGTTCACGATGCAGTTCGGCGTTTTCAGCGTTGGCGACATCTCTCCCGACCCGCTCACCGGTCAGACCCAGAGCGAGGCCGAGCGGACCGGCAACATCATCAAGGTCGCCCGGCGCGCGACGGACACTGACGGCGGGCGGGTCGTGAGCGGACCGACGGACACTGACGGCGGGCGCGCGACCGTCGTGGTCATAGGCGGTGGGCAGTCCGGTCTCTCGGCCGGCTACCACCTCAAGCGGCGCGGCTTCACCAGCGCTCCGACAGACCCGGACGGCGCTCGGACCTTCGTGGTGCTCGACGCCGAACCGGCGGCCGGCGGGGCGTGGCGGCACCGCTGGGAGTCGCTGCGGATGAACACCGTGAACGGCATCTTCGACCTGCCCGACTTCCCGCAGCCGCCGGTGGACCCCGACGAGCCCAGCCGTACGGCCGTGCCGCGCTACTTCGCCTCGTTCGAGCAGGCGACCGACCTGCCGATCCTGCGACCGGTGACCGTCGGCGCCGTACGACCGCTGGACGGCCGCCCCGACGGTGACCTGGCCGTGGAATCGAGCGCGGGGACCTGGATCACGCGGGCGGTCATCAACGCCACCGGTACCTGGACCAACCCCGTCCGTCCCCGCTACCCGGGGCAGGAGAGCTTCACCGGGTTCCAGTCGCACACCCACGACTACGTCTCGGCCGACCGGTTCGCGGGCCTCAGGGTCGCCGTCGTCGGTGGTGGCATCTCGGCGCTCCAACAGTTGGAGGAGATCTCCCGCGTGGCCACCACGTACTGGTACACGCGGCGCGAACCCGTCTTCCTGGAGGGCGGGTTCGACCCCGAGGTCGAAGGCCGCCGAATCATCGCCCGGGTCGCGGACGACGTGGCGGCGGGCAGGCCCACCGGAAGCGTCGTCTCGTACACCGGCCTGGGCTGGACCCCGTACGCCGTGGCGGCGAAGGAGCGCGGGGCCCTCGTACGTCGCCCCATGTTCACCGCGCTGGAACCCAGCGGTGTGCGCGAGGCGGACGGTTCCTTCACGACCGTCGACGCGATCCTGTGGGCCACGGGCTTCAAGGCCGCGCTGTCGCACCTGGACCCACTGCGGCTGCGCAACGAGCTCGGCGGGATCACCATGCGGGGCACCCAGGTGGCCGGCGAACCACGCGTGCATCTGGTCGGCTTCGGCCCGTCCCAGTCCACGGTGGGCTCCAACCGCGCGGGGCGTCAGGCTGTCAACAGCCTGCTCCGGCAGTGGGAGGGCCCGCGAGGAGGATCGGGCCGACTCGTGGCGGTGGCGGACTGAGGGGTGCGTTCGGCGCATCTCCCGTGAGGTGGCGGCGCTCTCGCGCCCGGTGGTCAGGACGACTGGACTTCCTCGAAAAGGGCCAGGGCCTGGGCCGGGTCCGGGCTGACGAGACGCTCCAGCCCTGCAGTCGTGATCTTCGCCCATCTTTCGGCCCGTTCCCACATCCGTTCCTCGAAGGCGCGGACGGCCTCGTCCAGGTCTCCGGGGCCGGAAGCAGCGGCGACGGCCTCGGCGAGTTCGGCGCCGTCCAGCATCGCGAGGTTCGCTCCCGCACCCAGTGGGGGCATCAGATGGGCGGCGTCGCCGAGGAGCGTCACCCCGGGGACGTGGTTCCATGTGTGGGAGACGGGCAGGGCGTACAGGGGGCGGTGGACGAAAGCGGTGCCGTGGCGGAGGAGGCCGAGGACGGGAGCGGCCCATCCGTCGAAGAGAGCCAGCAGACCCGATCGGACGGCCTCGACGTCGGCCGGACCCGAGCCCGAGTGCCGATCCAGCGGCGCGCGGAACTGGGCGTACACCCTGACGTGACCGCCGCTGTTGCGCTGGGCGACGAGAGCCCGGTTCGCGCCGTACACGCCCACGGAACCGTCGCCGACCAACCGGGCGAGGTCGGGGTGGCGGGTGTCGATGTCGTCCAGGGAGGTCTCGACCGAGGTGACGCCGGTGTAGTGCGGCGTCACCGACGAGACTGCCGGGCGGACCCGGGACCAGGCGCCGTCCGCTCCGACCACGAGGTCGAACGTCTCCCGGCGCCCGTCCTCGAAGTGGACCACCGCGCCGTCCCCGGTGCCCGGCACCACCTGTGTCACCCCCCGCCCCCAGCTGATGTCGAGCGGACCGAGCAGCAGGTCACGGAGTTGCCCGCGGTCGATCTCGGGATGGGCGCGGTCGTCCGGGCGGGGCCGCCAGTCACGCAGGACGGTCCCGGCCGTGTCCAGGATCCGCATGGCCTGCCCCTCGGGACGAGACAACGTCTGAAATTCGGCCAGCAACCCGGCCTTGTCCAGAGCGAGTTGGCCCAGCCCTTCGTGCAGGTCCAGCGTGCCGCCCGGCGGGCGGGCGTCGGGTGCGGGATCGCGTTCGAGGAGAGCGACGGGGTGATCATGGCGGTGCAGGACGCGGGCGAAGGTCAGGCCGGCAGGACCGCTTCCGACCACGGCGATGCGATGTGTCATGACGATACACTGTATTGAACCGATACAACGCATCGCAACAGTACGATGTGGCCATGACTGTGTGGGACCGACCGGAGCCGCCGACCCGCCCCGTGCCGCTCGACCGGGAGCGGATCGTGGCCGCCGCCGTCGCGCTGGCCGACGAGGGCGGACTGGAGGCGGTGTCGTTGCGCAAGGTCGCCGCCCGGTTGGACGCCGGTCCCATGCGGCTGTACGGATACATCTCCACCAAGGAGGAGCTCTTCGACCTCATGGTGGACGAGGTCCACGCCGAGATCCTCCCCGAGGAGCAGCCCGGTGACTGGCGGGAGGCGCTGAGCGTCCTCGCCCACCGCACCAGGCGGACCGCTCTCCGGCACGAGTGGCTGGCCGACCTGCTCGGCGGCCGCCCGGCCCTGGGGCCGAACGCCCTCGCCGTCACCGAGGCCACGCTGGCCCCCCTCGTCGGCCGCGCCGACATCGACACCGTCATGCGCGCCGTGGAGACGGTCAGCGCTTACTTCACCGGCGCCATCAGGCGCGAGATCGCGAATCTGCGGGCCGAGCGCGCCACGGGCCTGTCCAAGCTGGACTGGCAGCGCGCCTTGGGCCCGCACGTGACGAAGATGCTGGCCACGGGCCGCTTCCCGGCGCTGGCCGAGGCCGTGCACGACGGCACGGACGTGGACGCCGAGGCTTCCTTCACGACCGGCCTGGACTGGGTCCTCGACGCCGTGGCCGCCAAGCTCACCCGACCGCAGGCGTGACGCCCGGCGCTCCGGCACGCTGCCCCGACCACCGAAGTGGCCACGGTGGAGCGGCCGTTGACACCGGCGACGACGCGACGCGGACCACCGCCGGGCCCGGCGGTGGTCCGCGTCGCGTCGAAAGACGCCTCCGCCGCTAGAAGTTGCCGCGCTTCTCCTGCTCGCGCTCGATCGCCTCGAAGAGGGCCTGGAAGTTGCCCTTGCCGAAGCCGAGGGAGCCGTGGCGTTCGATGAACTCGAAGAACACGGTGGGCCGGTCGCCGATCGGCTTGGTGAAGATCTGCAGCAGGTAACCGTCCTCGTCGCGGTCGACGAGGATGCCGCGCGAGGCCAGTTCCTCGATGGGTACGCGGACGTGACCGATGCGGGCGCGCAGTTCCGGGTCGGTGTAGTAGCTCTCGGGCGTGGCGAGGAACTCGACACCCTTGGCCCGCAGCACGTCGACGGTCCTGATGATGTCGTTGGTGGCGAGGGCGAGGTGCTGGGCGCCGGGACCGCGGTAGAAGTCGAGGTACTCGTCGATCTGCGAACGCTTCTTCGCGATCGCCGGCTCGTTGAGCGGGAACTTCACCCGGTGGTTCCCGCTGGCGACGACCTTGCTCATCAGCGCCGAGTACTCGGTGGCGATGTCGTCGCCGATGAACTCGGCCATGTTGGTGAAGCCCATGACACGGTTGTAGAAGTCGACCCACTCGTCCATGTGCCCGAGTTCGACGTTGCCCACGACGTGGTCGAGTGCCTGGAAGATGCGCTTGGGCTCGTTCTCGGGCTTCACGTAGCCCGAGGTCCGGGCCACGTATCCGGGCAGGTAGGGGCCGGTGTAGCGGGAGCGGTCCACCAGGGTGTGGCGGGTCTCGCCGTACGTAGCGATGGCCGCCGTACGGACGGTGCCGTGCTCGTCGGCGATGTCGTGCGGTTCCTCCAGCACGGTCGCGCCCTGCGCGCGGGCGTGCTCGACGCACTTGTCGACGTCGGGCACCTCCAGGGCGATGTCGATCACGCCGTCACCGTGGCGGCGGTGGTGGTCCAGCAGGGGACTGTCCGGGTCGACGCCGCCCTTGAGCACGAACCGGATCGCTCCGGAGCGGAGCACGAACGCGTGGTGGTCGCGGTTGCCGGTCTCCGGTCCGGAGTAGGCAACCAGTTCCATCCCGAAGACCACCTGGAAGAACGACGACGCCTGGGTCGCGTTGCCCACCGACCAGACCACCGCGTCCCATCCGGTCACCGGGAAGGGGTCGCCCTGTGCGTCGTACTCCACGAGCCCGACCAGCTGCTTGAGCTGCTGCAGGTCGAGCTCCGCCAGACGTTCCTGGCTCGTGAGGGTCTCTTCCACACTCATGCGTCGTCCCTTTCGGCGTGCCTGTCTGCAACGTGTGGCGGTCAGGAGACACCGACCCCCCTCACCTGCACAAGAGTCGCCTTCAGGGCTGTTCAAGCTGCTCAGTTTGCCCTGCTCTTCCCGGCTTCTTATATACAATCTGACCAGTCGCCGTGGAACGCGGCGGCGTCCGCGCCGGAGGCGTACGGTGACGCCCGGCTCCGTCAGGCCCTGCCGAGGAACGCCAGCCGCGCGGCCGCCTCCTTCACCCGGGCGGCGACCGACTCGATGTCGAAGTCGTACATGGCCACGACACCGACCGAGGCACCCACCGCGCCGGGCACTTCGAAGCCCACCGCGATCCCGGTGGCGCCCTGCTGCAGTTGCCCCGAGGTGATGCTGTAGCCCGACTCCCTGGCGCGCGCGATCTCCTCGGGCTCGTCCGGCCAGGGCGGCTGCAACGCGAGGATGGCGATGCCGTTCGCCCCGCGCTCCAGCGGATGCCGGACGCCGATGCGGTAGCCCACCTGGACAGGGCCGTGCTGGACGGTCGGCTGGGCACCCGCCACGGGGACGCACTCCCGCGCGCCGTGCGCCACCGTCAGAAAGGCGGAGGCGCTGGTGCCGTCGGCGAGTTCCTGCAGGACCGGCTGAGCGGCCAGGACCAGCTGGTGCTGGAACCGCCCCGCCAGCGTCGCGGCCCCGGCGCCGAGCCGCACCCGCTTGCCCTGCCGGGAGACCAGCGCGTGCTCCTCCAGTGTCCGCACGATCCGGTACGCGATGGCCCGGTCGATCTCCAGCTGCGCCGCCAGGTCCGCCACCGTCAGGCCATCGGCCGTCAGCGAGATCAGGTCCAGAGCCCGAAGCCCACGATCCAGGCCTTGCAGGGTGGCCATCGACACCTCCTGATCCCGCGGCCGCGCACGGCACTCGCGGAAACCGACAGATCTTCCTCGGGCGCCACGTTAGGGCACGTCACACCTGCGAGTGACGCCGACCGACCTTGACTGGGATGTCACCGGGACCTAACTTCGCCTTGTCGCTACCATCGCACAAAAATGTGCGCTGAGCGCACAAACGTCTCGCGCGGGCACCACGACTCCGAGTCACGAGGAGAGAGACTTGCCGTACTACCACCGGGCGGGCGAGGTTCCGCCGAAACGGCACACCCAGCACCGGGACCCGGACGGGAACCTCTACTACGAGGAGCTGATGGGCGAGGAGGGGTTCTCCTCGGACTCCTCGCTGCTCTACCACCGGCACATCCCGTCGGCGGTGCGGGGGTTCCGGGTGTGGGACCTCGGCGACCAGTCCCTGGTCCCCAACCACCCGCTGGTGCCCCGCCACCTCTCCACGCACAAGCTGTTCGCGGACGGCGGGTCCGGCATCGACGCGGTGACCGGCCGCAGGCTGCTGCTGGGCAACGAGGACGTACGGCTGGCCTATGTCGTGGCCGACACGGTCAGTCCCTACTACCGCAACGCGATCGGCGACGAGTGCCTCTACGTCGAGGACGGCCGGGCACGCGTGGAGACGGTCTTCGGCGAGCTGGAGGTCGGCGACGGGGACTATGTGATCGTCCCGCGGGCGACCACGTACCGGATCGTCCCGGACGGGGCCGTACGCATCTACGCGATCGAGGCCAACTCGCACATGGGGCCCGCGCGGCGCTATCTGTCCAGGCACGGCCAACTGCTGGAGCACGCGCCGTACTGCGAGCGCGACTTCCGCCTCCCTGTCGGGCCGAGGCCCGTCGAGAGCGAGGACGTCGAGGTGTACATCAAGCACCGGGGAGCGGGCGGCGTCGTGGGGACCGTCCACACGCTGCCCAACCACCCCTTCGACGTCGTCGGCTGGGACGGCTGTCTCTACCCGTACGTGTTCAACATCCGCGACTTCGAGCCCCTCACCGGCCGGGTCCACCAACCGCCGCCGGTCCACCAGGTCTTCGAGGGCCACAACTTCGTGATCTGCAACTTCGTGCCGCGCAAGGTGGATTACCACCCGCTGTCCGTCCCGGTGCCGTACTACCACTCCAACGTCGACTCCGACGAGGTGATGTTCTACTGCGGCGGGGACTACGAGGCCCGCAAGGGCTCCGGAATCGGACAGGGGTCGATCTCCCTGCACCCCGGCGGCCACCCCCACGGTCCCCAGCCGGGCGCCATGGAACGGTCGATCGGGGCGGAGTTCTTCGACGAACTCGCGGTCATGGTCGACACCTTCCGCCCTCTCCAGCTCGGTGAGGCCGCCCGCGCGACGGACGACGGCACGTACGTCCACTCGTGGGAGCAGAACCGATGAGCGCCCCACGCCCACCGGAGATCCCCCCGGTACTCGCCGGTCTGTTCGACGACGCGGCGGTCTTCCCGCCCGGCAGTCTGCCCCTCGACGAGGCCGTCCCGGCCCACGTGGCGCACACCCGTGGCGCCCATGCCGGGCTGGTCGGCGCGTTCGTCCTCGCCGCCAAGGACGTCGAGCGGCTGGGCGAACTGACCGAAGACCTCGCCGAAGGGTCCTTCGACCTCTCGGTGACCGTGCCGCTGCCGGATGTCTCCGACGCTGTCGCCGCCGCACACCGGATCCCGGCCGTGCGGCTGGTCGGGCTGGAGGTCTCCGTCCCGGACACGGTCACCGCCGACGCGGTCGTTCCCGCCCTGGCCGAGGCGGTCGACGACGCCACCGACGCCACGGTCTACGTCGAGGTGCCGCGCGACGCCCGGCGCGAGCCGCTGCTGGCCGCACTCGCCGGGACCCCCTACCTGGCCAAGTTCCGCACCGGAGGCGTACGGGCCGACCTCTACCCCGACGAGCGTGAACTCGCCGCGGCCGTCCTGGCCGCGACGCGGTCCGGGGTGGCGTTCAAGGCGACCGCGGGTCTGCACCACGCGCTGCGCAACACCGATCCGGAGACCGGGTGCGAACAGCACGGGTTCCTCAACCTGCTCGTGGCCACCGATGCCGCCCTCCACGGTGCCGAGGAGGCGACGTTGGTCGAGCTGCTGGCCGACCGCGACGGCGAACGCATCGCCGAGCGGGTGCGCGCCCTGTCACCCCGAGTCCGTGACATGTTCCGCTCGTTCGGCACCTGCTCCGTCGCCGAACCCGCCATCGAGTCGGCCGGGTGGGGGCTGCTGCCGGCCACGACGATCACCGACCTGACCGAGGTGTCCGCATGACCAGCACCATCCGACCGACCGTCCCCGCCGACTCACTGTTCGGCCTGACCAATCTGCCCTACGGCGTCTACTCGGTGCCCGGTCGGGAACCGCGCGTGGCGACCCGCTACGGCGACCACGTCATCGATCTGGCCGTGCTGCTGGACGACGACGTCTTCGCCCGGCCGAGCCTCAACGCCTTCATGGCGCAGGGCCACGCCCGCTGGGTCGAGGTCCGGGCAGCGATCACCGAGCGGCTCGTGGACCGCGTCCCCACGGAGGCGGTCCACGACCTGGGCACGGTCACCCTGCACCTGCCGTTCGAGGTCGCCGACTACGTCGACTTCTACGCCTCCGAACACCACGCCTCGAACCTGGGCAGGCTCTTCCGGCCCGACAACCCGGACCCGCTGCTGCCGAACTGGAAGCACCTTCCGGTCGGCTACCACGGCCGGGCGGCCTCCGTCGTCGTCTCGGGCACGGACATCGCGCGGCCCTCGGGGCAACGCAAGGGCCCGCAGGACCCGACGCCGGTCTTCGGCCCCTCGACCCGCCTCGACATCGAGGCCGAACTCGGCTTCGTCGTCGGGACCGGCAACGCCATGGGCGACCGCATCGGCGCCGAGGACGCGGAGCGGCACATCTTCGGGGTGGTGCTCTTCAACGACTGGTCCGCACGCGACATCCAGGCCTGGGAGTACGTACCGCTCGGCCCCAACCTGGGCAAGTCGTTCGCCTCGACGATCTCGCCGTGGGTGGTACCGCTGCTCGCCCTGGACGCCGCCCGGGTCCCGGTCCCGCCGCAGGAGCCGGCCGTGCTGCCGTATCTGCGGATGGCACGGCCGTGGGGGCTCGACGTCGACCTCACGGTCGCCTGGAACGGCCAGGTGGTCTCCCGGCCGCCGTACTCGGCGATGTACTGGTCCCCCGCCCAGATGCTGGCGCACCAGACCGTCAACGGCGCGCCCTCGCGCACCGGTGACCTGTTCGCCTCCGGCACCGTATCCGGCCCGGAGAAGGAGCAGCGCGGTGCGTTCATCGAACTGACCTGGGGCGGCAAGGAGCCCATCACCGTCGACGGCCGACCGCGCACGTTCCTGGAGGACGGGGACGAGGTCGTCCTCACCGCCACGGCCCCGGGCGCCGACGGAACCCGGATCGGCTTCGGCGAGGCCCGCGGCCGGATCATCAGCGGCAAGCAGGAGGCGTGAGGAGCAAGAGCTGGTCCCGGACACAGCCGGCCGAGCGGATCAAGGAGGAACCGCCCCGCGACCACCCGTGGAAAGGAGGAATTTCCTCGCCCGTTTGTCATGCGAGGGTGCCCTGCGTGTTTCGTGGCGGTGCCGTCCGCGGTGCGCGACCATACGGACGCCGACATCACATTCCTCGGCATGGTGCGCGGAAACACCGAGACAGAAAGTAGGACGACGTGTCCGGCAGCGAAAGCGAGAACCCGGCAATCCCCTCCCCCACTCCCACGCGGACTCGCCCCAGGACGAATCGGGACTGGTGGCCGAATCAGCTGGACCTTCAAGTTCTCCACCAGCACTCGTCCAGCTCGAATCCCATGGACCAGGACTTCGACTACGCGGATGAGTTCGCGACACTCGACCTCGACGCGCTGAAGCAGGACGTCTTCGACGTGATGACGACGTCGCAGGACTGGTGGCCCGCCGACTACGGCCACTACGGCCCCCTGTTCATCCGGATGAGCTGGCACGCCGCGGGCACCTACCGGACAGCCGACGGCCGCGGCGGTGGCGGCAGCGGCGCTCAGCGCTTCGCGCCCCTCAACAGTTGGCCGGACAACGCGAGTCTCGACAAAGCGCGCCGTTTGTTGTGGCCGGTGAAGCAGAAGTACGGACAGAAGATCTCCTGGGCCGACCTTCTGGTTTTCGCCGGTAACTGTGCCATGGAATCCATGGGGTTCAAGACGTTCGGGTTCGGATTCGGGCGAGAGGACATCTGGGAACCCGAGGAAATCTTCTGGGGGGCCGAGGACATCTGGCTCGGGGACGAGCGTTACAGCGGCGACCGGGAACTCGCCGCTCCCTTCGGTGCCGTGCAGATGGGACTGATCTACGTCAACCCGGAGGGTCCGAACGGAAATCCGGATCCGCTGGCCGCCGCGCGGGACATTCGCGAGACGTTCGGGCGCATGGCGATGAACGACGAGGAGACGGTCGCGCTCATCGTCGGCGGCCACACGTTCGGCAAGTGCCATGGCGCGGTCGACCCCGAGTACATCGGCCCCGAACCCGAGGCCGCGCCCGTGGAGCAGCAGGGTCTCGGCTGGCGGAACAGGTACGGCAGCGGCAAGGGCCCCGACGCGCTCACCAGTGGGCTCGAAGGTGCCTGGACCACCGCGCCGACCCGGTGGGACAACGGGTACCTGGACAACCTGTTCGGGTACGAATGGGAGCTGACGACGAGCCCCGCCGGTGCCAAGCAGTGGACACCCACGGATCCCTCGGCCAGGGGGACGGTGCCCGATGCCCATGATCCGTCGAGGAGCCACGCTCCCATGATGCTGACGACCGATCTCGCGCTGAAGCTGGATCCGGTCTACGGCCCGATCTCGAAGAGCTTCCACGAGAACCCGGACAGGCTCGCGGAGGCCTTCGCCAAGGCGTGGTACAAGCTGTTGCACCGTGACATGGGGCCCATCACGCGCTACCTCGGCCCGTGGGTGCCCGAGCCGCAGCTGTGGCAGGACCCCGTCCCCGAGGTCGATCACGAGCTCGTCGGGGACGCGGACATCGCCGCGCTGAAGACCAGGATCCTCGCCTCGGGACTGTCGATCTCCCAGCTGGTCACCACCGCCTGGGCGTCCGCGGCGAGCTTCCGCGGCACCGACAAGCGGGGCGGGGCCAACGGGGCCCGGATCCGGCTCGCGCCGCAGCGGGACTGGGAGGTCAACCAACTGGCCGAGGTCGCGGAGGTGTTGGAGACGCTGGAGCGGATCCGGGAGGACTTCACCGGCGCACAGGCCGGCGGCACCAGGATCTCGCTCGCCGACCTGATCGTCCTCGGCGGCTGCGCGGCGGTCGAGCAGGCCGCGAGGAACGCCGGGCACGACATCACCGTCCCGTTCGCACCGGGGCGCACGGACGCCTCGCAGGAACAGACCGACGTGGAGTCGTTCGCCGTGCTCGAACCCAGGGCCGACGGGTTCCGGAACTACCTCCAGGCGGGAGAGAAGCTGTCTCCGGAGACACTGCTGCTGGACCGCGCCAACCTGTTGACGCTGACGGCTCCCGAGATGACGGTGCTGATCGGTGGCATGCGGACCCTGGACACGGGCTTCGGGCGATCCCCGCACGGTGTCTTCACCCACCGGCCGGAGACATTGACCAACGACTTCTTCGTCAACCTGCTGGACATGGGCACGGAGTGGAAGGCGTCGACCTCGGACGAGAACGTGTTCGAGGGCCGGGACCGCGCCACGGGTGAACTCAAGTGGACCGCCACCGCGGTCGACCTGGTCTTCGGTTCACACTCCCAGCTCCGAGCGGTGTCGGAGGTCTATGCGGCCCAGGACGCGGGACCCAAGTTCGTGCGTGACTTCGTGGCCGCGTGGG
The DNA window shown above is from Streptomyces akebiae and carries:
- the katG gene encoding catalase/peroxidase HPI, producing the protein MSGSESENPAIPSPTPTRTRPRTNRDWWPNQLDLQVLHQHSSSSNPMDQDFDYADEFATLDLDALKQDVFDVMTTSQDWWPADYGHYGPLFIRMSWHAAGTYRTADGRGGGGSGAQRFAPLNSWPDNASLDKARRLLWPVKQKYGQKISWADLLVFAGNCAMESMGFKTFGFGFGREDIWEPEEIFWGAEDIWLGDERYSGDRELAAPFGAVQMGLIYVNPEGPNGNPDPLAAARDIRETFGRMAMNDEETVALIVGGHTFGKCHGAVDPEYIGPEPEAAPVEQQGLGWRNRYGSGKGPDALTSGLEGAWTTAPTRWDNGYLDNLFGYEWELTTSPAGAKQWTPTDPSARGTVPDAHDPSRSHAPMMLTTDLALKLDPVYGPISKSFHENPDRLAEAFAKAWYKLLHRDMGPITRYLGPWVPEPQLWQDPVPEVDHELVGDADIAALKTRILASGLSISQLVTTAWASAASFRGTDKRGGANGARIRLAPQRDWEVNQLAEVAEVLETLERIREDFTGAQAGGTRISLADLIVLGGCAAVEQAARNAGHDITVPFAPGRTDASQEQTDVESFAVLEPRADGFRNYLQAGEKLSPETLLLDRANLLTLTAPEMTVLIGGMRTLDTGFGRSPHGVFTHRPETLTNDFFVNLLDMGTEWKASTSDENVFEGRDRATGELKWTATAVDLVFGSHSQLRAVSEVYAAQDAGPKFVRDFVAAWDKVMNLDRFDLA